A DNA window from Hevea brasiliensis isolate MT/VB/25A 57/8 chromosome 2, ASM3005281v1, whole genome shotgun sequence contains the following coding sequences:
- the LOC110648189 gene encoding uncharacterized protein LOC110648189, with the protein MLENQIAQQASSSNSKAFRKLPSQPENPREQCNVVTLRSGKVMGEEHEIEVKLKEKKDECESESTSTKAKASKEANEEKEDKKKIEEKYVPPAPYKPPLPFPQRFHKAQLDKQFGKFLEDLKKLYINIPFTDVISQMPSYAKFLREILSNKRRLEDYETVALTEECSAILQNKLPPKLKDPGSFSIPCHIGETSIERALCDLGASVSLMPLSICEKLKVGDLKPTTISLQLADKSIKYPVGILENVPLKVGKFFIPVDFIILEMEEDVRMPIILRRPFLATAGANIDVKNGKLKLTVEEEEIEFNLFQHSKEPTVMNSCYRTSQKIWKLLLKLQKPTLMPS; encoded by the exons atgttagagaatcaaatagctcagcAGGCTAGCTCTTCAAATAGTAAAGCTTTTCggaagcttcctagccaacctGAGAATCCAAGGGAGCAGTGTAATGttgttactttaagaagtggaaagGTAATGGGGGAAGAACACGAAATTGAAGTAAagttgaaagaaaagaaagatgagTGTGAGAGTGAATCCACTTCAACTAAAGCTAAAGCTAGTAAGGAAGCAAATGAAGAGaaagaagataaaaagaaaatagaagagaaaTATGTGCCTCCTGCACCGTACAAGCCACCATTGCCCTTTCCTCAGAGGTTTCATAAAGCACAATTAGATAAGCAGTTTGGGAAATTCCTTGAAGATttgaagaagttgtatatcaacatTCCATTCACTGATGTCATTtctcaaatgccttcttatgctaagtttttgagggagattttatcaaataaaagaaGGTTGGAAGATTATGAAACTGTTGCACTTACTGAGGAGTGCAGTGCTATATTGCAGAACAAGCTCCCACCTAAGCTGAAAGATCCTGGaagtttttccataccatgtcacattggagaAACAAGTATTGAGAGAGCATTATGTGACTTGGGGGCTAGTGTTAGCTTGATGCCACTTTCCATATGTGAGAAGTTAAAGGTTGGAGATCTAAAGCCCACAACTATTTCTTTGCAGTTAGCTGACAAATCTATAAAGTATCCAGTTGGGATTTTAGAGAATGTACCATTAAAAGTTGGGAAGTTTTTCATTCCAGTGGATTTTATTATActagagatggaggaggatgtaagaATGCCTATCATACTTAGAAGGCCATTTTTAGCCACTGCAGGAGCTAATATAGATGTAAAGAATGGGAAATTGAAGTTGACAGTGGAGGAGGAGGAAATAGAGTTTAATTTATTCCAACATTCCAAGGAACCAACTGTGATGAATTCTTGTTATAGG acctcacagaaaatttggaaactgcttctgaagcttcAGA aacccacattaatgcctagc